One genomic window of Cyprinus carpio isolate SPL01 chromosome B8, ASM1834038v1, whole genome shotgun sequence includes the following:
- the si:ch211-158d24.2 gene encoding multiple epidermal growth factor-like domains protein 9, with protein MWWLALMMFTSPAFPFIVFVCMGLSEAVHSYDALPLVIRKSRIIAEEHYNTSENGFPGYRLGIVALTPAPTIASARKQINVAAPAATIKSPTTEPTTPSLSNPSYMAAFARRKLSSVETQMKESQMSDNEADRSGVVPDFSTTSDNSQELVCTCSGEGVADPDECDHETGQCDCMPGYTGLQCEECEEDHFTNGTIGCLPCACDSFGADGSSCDSSGLCKCKTGVYGPKCDDCHPGFFHFSSTGCQPCQCNNHSTYCHPQSGICLDCQDNTQGHNCEECLPNFYRRHGEGSSDTCLPCPCSSESSSGSCHLDSSGRPVCDQCKAGFSGPTCNVCTDGLFKSAGVCVPCDCNGNADPRSMPQICHPETGHCHRCINHTAGAHCEICTRGYTGDARYHNCTLRAVRILPTQDIKTSTAEIPKSTRSIASTPASRLLTFSFSPTTHPSLPTLQSGTGDSSGRNSTASALTVVSWTQFNIIILAVIIVVVVLLMGFVGGVFTYREYRNRKLNAPFWTIELKEDNISFSSYHDSIPHADPNGLLEEEPCVVAANGQLALASAANMYKA; from the exons TACATCTCCGGCTTTCCCATTCATCGTTTTTGTGTGCATGGGGTTATCCGAGGCGGTGCATTCCTACGATGCGCTGCCTTTAGTAATAAGGAAATCTCGTATAATCGCCGAAGAGCATTATAATACGAGCGAGAACGGGTTTCCAGGGTACCGGCTCGGTATTGTCGCATTAACACCAGCGCCCACGATCGCATCGGCTAGAAAACAGATAAATGTCGCAGCACCAGCAGCCACCATTAAATCACCAACAACGGAGCCCACCACCCCTTCCCTGTCTAATCCCAGCTACATGGCCGCATTTGCTCGGAGGAAGCTCAGCTCTGTTGAAACACAGATGAAAGAATCGCAGATGTCTGATAATGAAGCGGACAGATCGGGCGTCGTGCCCGACTTTAGCACAACCTCTGACAATTCTCAAG AGCTGGTGTGTACCTGCAGTGGTGAAGGAGTGGCGGACCCTGACGAGTGTGACCATGAGACGGGTCAGTGTGACTGTATGCCGGGTTACACCGGGCTGCAGTGTGAAGAGTGTGAGGAAGATCACTTCACCAACGGCACCATCGGCTGCCTGCCCTGCGCATGTGACTCCTTCGGTGCTGACGGCTCCAGCTGTGACAG CTCAGGGCTGTGTAAGTGTAAGACAGGTGTATACGGGCCCAAGTGTGACGACTGCCATCCTGGATTCTTTCACTTCAGCAGCACAGGATGCCAACCGTGCCAATGCAACAACCACTCCACCTACTGCCACCCTCAGTCAG GTATTTGTTTGGACTGTCAGGACAACACTCAGGGCCACAACTGTGAGGAGTGTCTGCCCAACTTCTACCGGCGTCATGGTGAGGGGTCCTCGGACACCTGTCTGCCTTGTCCCTGTTCCTCCGAGAGCTCCAGCGGCAGCTGCCATCTCG ATTCCAGTGGACGACCTGTATGTGACCAATGTAAGGCTGGCTTCTCCGGCCCGACATGCAACGTGTGCACGGATGGTTTATTTAAATCCGCAGGCGTGTGTGTGCCCTGCGACTGTAATGGGAACGCCGACCCTCGCTCCATGCCACAAATCTGCCACCCTGAGACTGGCCACTGCCACCGCTGCATCAACCACACAGCGGGAGCACACTGTGAGATCTGCACTCGTGGGTACACGGGGGACGCCCGCTACCACAACTGCACCCTGAGAG CTGTGAGAATCCTCCCGACTCAAGACATCAAGACCTCCACTGCAGAAATCCCCAAATCCACACGTTCTATTGCTTCTACACCTGCTTCCCGCCTTCTCACTTTCTCCTTCTCCCCTACCACCCACCCAAGCCTACCGACCCTTCAGTCCGGCACGGGAGACTCCTCAGGACGCAACAGCACGGCCTCTGCCCTGACAGTAGTGTCCTGGACGCAGTTTAACATCATCATCCTGGCCGTCATCATCGTGGTGGTCGTTCTCCTCATGGGCTTCGTCGGAGGCGTGTTTACGTATCGTGAGTACCGCAATCGGAAACTCAATGCCCCGTTTTGGACCATTGAGCTGAAGGAAGACAACATCAGCTTCAGCAGCTACCACGACAGCATCCCGCACGCCGACCCCAATGGACTATTGGAGGAGGAGCCATGTGTGGTCGCGGCCAACGGGCAGTTAGCGCTCGCCAGTGCCGCCAACATGTACAAAGCGTGA